The sequence TCACTACCGGTTTCAGTTCAACTTCCTCGGTGCGCTGGCCAAAGGTCATGTGCAGGAAGTTGGTTACGTAATCGTATTTATTTTGCGGGTAGATGAAAGGATGGCCCAACGATTTTTTGTAGATCCAGGATACGATGGTGCTCATCTTGGCGATCAGCTTAATGATCTCCAGGTTGATCTCGTCGGCATTCAGGCCGGGTTTCAGCGATGCCGGGTTGAAAGCTGCCAGGGCACCGATCAGCGACGACAACTGCCCCATTGGATGCGAACCCGACGGGAAACCATCGAAGAATTTCTTCATATCCTCGTGCACCAGGGTATGGCGGCTGATAAGGGTTTGAAACTCGTTCAGTTGGCTGGCGGTTGGTAATTCGCCGTATATCAAAAGGTAGGCAACTTCAATAAAGGTCGATTTTTCGGCAATTTGCTCTATCGGGTAACCGCGGTATTTCAGTATCCCCAATTCGCCATCTAAAAAAGTAATGGCGCTTTTGGTAGCACCGGTATTTTTGTAACCAACATCAAGCGTGATATAACCCGACAGGTCCCTTAATTTAGAAATATCGATAGCTTTTTCATTTTCCGAACCCTCAATTACGGGCAGATCATATGTTTTATCCCCTATTTTTAGCTGTGCTGTTTCCGACATAGAAAATTTAATTGTATACGTAACAAATGTAATTAAATCTGCGTATTATTATCCCCTCATAAAAAATTTACTGTTTGTAAAATTATCTTTGCTAAATTATAAACCGACAGATATTTTTACATAATAGCTTCTTTCCCGATTGTAAATGTATACGCTGACAGGGGTCTTTTTGCTCGCCAATGAAAACAGAACCTCCGGCTTTATGCTGGCAGGCTTTGCTTTGTTATTGGTAGCCTTAGCCGGCTTTATGCTATACAAAAAGCTAAAGCGCCTGCGCGAAGAACCTGAAGAAGACGATGATGAACCCGAAAGCGAACCCATTGCCCCGGCACAACCGGCTGTAAAATTTACGGCAGCAGCCCCAGCGCCGGAGCCTGAGTTAATTGCCCCGCCCCCACCGTCAATACCTGCGCCGGCACCTGTTATAACGGCAATACCTATGAAGGCACCTGCCGAAGAGCCTGTACGGATGCCCGAACCGGTCTATCATCAAAACGGTGTGGTAAATGCAGACAGCAACAAGGAATTATCGGCCATACTTAATTCGTTAACCGATATTATTTTTGAGTACGACGAGCATAAGGTTTGCCTTAACCTTTGGTACAATAAGGCTGCTAAGTTTGCCGTCGACCTGGAAATATTTCGCGGTAAAACAGTTACCGATGTGCTGGGCGCCGAAAAGGCAAAAACCATTAACGACGCGCTGGACTTTGTAGCCGCCAATGGTGTAGCTACTACTATCGAGTTTTCATCGTTCTTTGGTTCGGGCAAGTGGTTCCAATCGCACATCAGTCCGGTGTTTGATGAGAAGGGACGGCTTACGGGCAACACCACATCATTGGTAACAGATATTACCGAACTAAAAAAGCACGCTATAGCGTTAAAGGCCAAGCAGCAGCAATTGCTGGAAGCCCAAAAAGTTGCCCGACTGGGCGACTGGGTGTACGACCTGGAACATAAGCAAACTACGTGGTCGGAGAATTTGTATGCCTTACTGGAGATAGACAGCCTGCCCAAAGGGCAAAATCACTTTGAATATTACATCAGCCGTGTGCAGGCCGATGACCGCCGGGCGGTTTACCAGTTCTTCGCGGATGTATCGGGCAATAACCACCACGATAATCAGCATAAGATATTAACCGCCAAAAACAACCTGCGCTATTTCCGCATCACCCGTGGCGATGCTGTTAAGAACGATAAAGGGCAGGTGATACGCGTTACCGGGGTGATACAGGATATTACCGAAAACCGGGTGATTGAGCGTACCATTAAAAAAACACAGCTTGAATTGCGCGAAGCACAAACAATAGCCAAAATTGGTAACTGGAAATGGTACCCGGGCCAGCGGGACATTGCATGGTCGCCCGAGGTGTATTATATATATGGTGTAGACCCAAACACTGTTAAAGCAGGCTACAGCCACTTTAAATTACTGCTTAAGTATGTGCACCCAAGCGATAAGGGCATATTATTAGGCTTCCTGAAAAACCCTATCAATTTACGCCGTTCATCGTACGAATTCCGGATCATCACGCCTGCCGGTAAGATCAAATTCCTGAGCTTGGTGATCACCAAGGTTAAATATGATGAACAAGGCTGTGTACGTAGTGTAATAGGCACTTTACAGGATATATCCGACCGTAAAAATGCCGAAATTAATATCCAGCAAACCGAAGATAACTACAAGCAGGTGCTGGAGGGTATTAAACTGGCAGCCATAACGCTTGATAAAAGCGGGAATATCGTTTACTGCAACAAGTTTTTGGCCAACCTGCTGGGTTACCGGCAGGACGAAGTGGTGGGCCTTAACTGGTACGCTAATTTTATCCCGGATAATTTAAGGTCGGTTTTTAAGGATTGGTACGTAAACCATCACATCAAATCGCACTATGTTAACCCCATCATATGCCATAACGGAGAGCAACGGGTCATCAGCTGGCAAAACACCACCATTTACGACGAGAACGGCCATATTAAACAAACCACCAGCATTGGCGAAGATATAACCGATCAGCAAAAAGACCGGCAATTACTTATTAATGCAAAAGAGCAGGCAGAAAAGTCATCGCATTTTAAATCGGAATTTCTGAGCACCATGAGCCATGAGATCCGCACCCCGATGAATGCGGTAATTGGCACTACTAACCTGCTGCTGGAGGAAAACCCGCGCGCCGATCAGCTGCCTTACCTGAACAGCCTTAAATTTTCGGGCGAGAACCTGCTGGGCATTATCGACGATATACTTGATTACAATAAGATAGAGGCCGGCAAACTGGAATTGAACAAGGTGGCCCTTAACCTTAACACCCTGATCAATAATATCAGGCAATCGTTCCAGGTGCGGGTGATGGAGAAAAAACTGGACCTTATTGTAGAGGTAGACCAGCTGATTCCCAAAAACCTGCTTGGCGATCCGATCCGTATCAGCCAGATATTAAATAACCTCATCAGCAACGCGGTTAAATTTACCCATAAGGGTAGCATTACCATATTGGTGCGCGAGGAAACCCGCAATGGCAATAAAATAAAGATCAACTTCACCGTTGCCGATACGGGTATAGGGATAGATCCGCAAAACCTGGAGAAAATATTTGAACCTTTTGTGCAGGAAAACAACCTTAGGGAAAACTATGGTGGCACAGGCTTAGGCTTGGCCATTATCAAGCGCCTGGTTGAACTGCATGGCAGCCGGATAAAGGCAAGCAGCGCCCTGGGTAAAGGCACGCAGTTTAACTTCACTATCGAATTTGAATATACCGCCGAACCGGTGAGTAAACCGCAGCTAAACCCGGTACAAAAAATGCAGGAGGGCGACCTTACCGGCATGAAGGTACTGGTGGTTGACGATAATAAAATGAATATCCTGATAGCCAGTCGCTTCCTTAATAAATGGAACGTCACCATCAGCGAGGCTAATAATGGCCTGGTAGCTACCGAAATGGCCGCCCAAAACAGTTACGACCTCATTATTATGGACCTGCAAATGCCGGTAATGGATGGCTTTGAGGCCACTAAAGCAATTAAACAAACGCAACCCGATCTGCCTATCATCGCCCTAACCGCCGATGCCATGCCCGAAACTTACACCAAAGCCCACGAATGCGGCATGGACGATTACCTGACCAAACCCTTTATGCCCGAGATACTGTTTGAAAAAGTATCCAAGCATTATAAGATACCGGTTGTGGATTAGTCATTGGTCAACAGTCAAACATGCTGCGCATGTTTGCAGAAGCAAAAGAGGCCCGGTGCTTACGCATCCGGGCCTCTTTATTTTCACTAATGACAGCGAAGTGAAATGACTAATGACTAATTGGTTCGGATAGCTTCTACAGGGTCGAGTTTTGAGGCGAACCAGGCTGGTATAATGCCTGATATAATGCCGATGCTTACTGATATACTAATTCCAAGGATCATGTTGCTGACATCGAGGACGATCTGCACATCAGCCGCGGCCTTAACCCCTATGGTGAGCAGGTAAACCATACCTAAACCTATCAGGCCGCCCAGCAAGCAAAGTATAATTGCTTCAATTAAAAACTGCAGCATGATAAAGTAGTTCTTTGCGCCCAGTGATTTTTGGATACCAATGATATTGGTACGCTCCTTAACCGATACGAACATGATATTGGCAATACCGAAGCCACCTACCAATATGGAAAAACCACCGATGATCCACCCGGCTACGTTGATAAAACCGAATAACTGATCCAACCCATTTGAAAGGATAGTAGCTTTATTAAGCGCGAAGTTATCTTCTTCGCCGGGGCGCAGCATGCGGATAGAGCGCATCAGGCCCTTCAATTCGCTTTCCACCTCGCCTTCGGTGATGCCGTTTTTGCCTTTTACCACTACCTGGGCGTTGTAACGGTCGCTTTGTATATCAATAACGTTGCGGGCGTAGTTAACCGGCATCAGGATCTGCTGGTCGTTGGTCATACCGATCATGCTATCACCCTCTTTGGCAAACACGCCGATAATGGTTACATAGCGCCCCATCACCTTTATACGCTTTCCTATCGGGTCTTCGTAAGGGAATAACCCTGTGGCTACATCGGCACCTACTAAAACCACCGGGGACCCCGCGCGCGATTCGGTCTCTGTAAAGTAACGCCCGGCCTGCAGATCGAAGACGCGGGTAAGATAATAATCGTGGCTGGCAGCGCTGATGCGGGCATTCTCCACAAAATTACTTTTATATTTTACGGTGCGGTTATCGATATAGATCTGGTAGGTTACACCAAGGGCGGTCTGTGAGCGGTCGCTTAGCTTTTGGTAATCGCGTAGATTAGGGCTGGGGCGCTGCAGGTATTTCCACCAGGGCGAGTCGCCATCCATCATCCACGGAAATTTTTGAATATAGATACTATTGCTACCCAACTTGTTTACGCTGGTTTGCAGGTTGTTACGCAGCGTATCTACCGCCGAAAAAACGAAGATAATTACAAAAATACCGATGGTTACCCCCAACAGGGATAACATGGTGCGCAACTTATTCTGACGCAGCGCGTCGAACGCGAATATGAAGCTTTCCCTAAAGAGTTTTAAAAATATCATGCCGTGTTTAAATTAGACACACAGTAGCCCCTTTGGTTACAGCTTTTGTAAATTTTATTTAATATGACCTAATTGCCACACAAACACGGGGTTTATCCGTTTAATATTACTAAAAAATTTATACATTTGCCCGCTAAAATTTTATTTAAATAATAAACAATGAAATTATCTCAATTTAAATTCAACTTGCCCGAATCGCTGATAGCGCATACCCCGGCTGCAGCGCGTGACGAAGCCCGTTTAATGGTTCTGCACAAGGATTCAGGTAAAATTGAGCATAAAATATTCAGGGATGTTTTGGATTATTTCGACGATAAAGACGTAATGATCCTGAATAACACCAAGGTTTTCCCGGCCCGTATGTACGGTAACAAAGAGAAAACCGGCGCCACCATCGAAGTTTTCCTGCTGCGCGAGCTGAACAAAGAACTGCGCCTGTGGGACGTTTTGGTTGAC comes from Mucilaginibacter mali and encodes:
- a CDS encoding ABC transporter permease, producing MIFLKLFRESFIFAFDALRQNKLRTMLSLLGVTIGIFVIIFVFSAVDTLRNNLQTSVNKLGSNSIYIQKFPWMMDGDSPWWKYLQRPSPNLRDYQKLSDRSQTALGVTYQIYIDNRTVKYKSNFVENARISAASHDYYLTRVFDLQAGRYFTETESRAGSPVVLVGADVATGLFPYEDPIGKRIKVMGRYVTIIGVFAKEGDSMIGMTNDQQILMPVNYARNVIDIQSDRYNAQVVVKGKNGITEGEVESELKGLMRSIRMLRPGEEDNFALNKATILSNGLDQLFGFINVAGWIIGGFSILVGGFGIANIMFVSVKERTNIIGIQKSLGAKNYFIMLQFLIEAIILCLLGGLIGLGMVYLLTIGVKAAADVQIVLDVSNMILGISISVSIGIISGIIPAWFASKLDPVEAIRTN
- a CDS encoding citrate synthase; this translates as MSETAQLKIGDKTYDLPVIEGSENEKAIDISKLRDLSGYITLDVGYKNTGATKSAITFLDGELGILKYRGYPIEQIAEKSTFIEVAYLLIYGELPTASQLNEFQTLISRHTLVHEDMKKFFDGFPSGSHPMGQLSSLIGALAAFNPASLKPGLNADEINLEIIKLIAKMSTIVSWIYKKSLGHPFIYPQNKYDYVTNFLHMTFGQRTEEVELKPVVINAMNKLLILHADHEQNCSASTVRIVGSSDANLYASISAGISALWGPLHGGANQAVIEMLEKIKEDGGDTDKWIKKAKDKNDPFRLMGFGHRVYKNFDPRAKIIKKACDDILEEMGIDDEVLDIAKRLEEVALKDPYFVERKLYPNVDFYSGIIYRALGFPTEMFTVLFALGRLPGWIAQWKEMKENKEPIGRPRQVYVGATTRDYKDIKDR
- a CDS encoding PAS domain-containing hybrid sensor histidine kinase/response regulator, translated to MYTLTGVFLLANENRTSGFMLAGFALLLVALAGFMLYKKLKRLREEPEEDDDEPESEPIAPAQPAVKFTAAAPAPEPELIAPPPPSIPAPAPVITAIPMKAPAEEPVRMPEPVYHQNGVVNADSNKELSAILNSLTDIIFEYDEHKVCLNLWYNKAAKFAVDLEIFRGKTVTDVLGAEKAKTINDALDFVAANGVATTIEFSSFFGSGKWFQSHISPVFDEKGRLTGNTTSLVTDITELKKHAIALKAKQQQLLEAQKVARLGDWVYDLEHKQTTWSENLYALLEIDSLPKGQNHFEYYISRVQADDRRAVYQFFADVSGNNHHDNQHKILTAKNNLRYFRITRGDAVKNDKGQVIRVTGVIQDITENRVIERTIKKTQLELREAQTIAKIGNWKWYPGQRDIAWSPEVYYIYGVDPNTVKAGYSHFKLLLKYVHPSDKGILLGFLKNPINLRRSSYEFRIITPAGKIKFLSLVITKVKYDEQGCVRSVIGTLQDISDRKNAEINIQQTEDNYKQVLEGIKLAAITLDKSGNIVYCNKFLANLLGYRQDEVVGLNWYANFIPDNLRSVFKDWYVNHHIKSHYVNPIICHNGEQRVISWQNTTIYDENGHIKQTTSIGEDITDQQKDRQLLINAKEQAEKSSHFKSEFLSTMSHEIRTPMNAVIGTTNLLLEENPRADQLPYLNSLKFSGENLLGIIDDILDYNKIEAGKLELNKVALNLNTLINNIRQSFQVRVMEKKLDLIVEVDQLIPKNLLGDPIRISQILNNLISNAVKFTHKGSITILVREETRNGNKIKINFTVADTGIGIDPQNLEKIFEPFVQENNLRENYGGTGLGLAIIKRLVELHGSRIKASSALGKGTQFNFTIEFEYTAEPVSKPQLNPVQKMQEGDLTGMKVLVVDDNKMNILIASRFLNKWNVTISEANNGLVATEMAAQNSYDLIIMDLQMPVMDGFEATKAIKQTQPDLPIIALTADAMPETYTKAHECGMDDYLTKPFMPEILFEKVSKHYKIPVVD